The nucleotide sequence ggtgtaattatatagtttaaTAAACCAAATATTGAATGCTTGCCTGCTGACTTTGATGGTCTAGGTACTGTATCAATAGGTATATCATTTACTTTCTGAAGTTCTTCAAGACCATTTCCACCATTTTGGAGATGATTTTGTTTTCTAACACTAAAGAAAATGAACTAATAATTACTTTAAAACCTTGGTGAAAGTATATTATAATAGCATGTTAGCACATCAATCATCGAGGTAGGGCAATGTTATTTGGTAGGTAAAGTCAAAGTGTCCATATAAAGTAAACAAAAAAGAAGTTAATGAGATGTCAACTGCCTGAATATTTTATAAGAATGGCAAGACGAAAGAGGTCTATGAAGAACAATAGATTGGGCATTTGCAAGCATATGTAGTTAAGCATCTAAGCACAATATTAGCAAGAATACCATTGGAAAATAGGCCGTCCCTTTCAGGAGAATAATGAGGTATTTTAAGGTGAAAAAAATCACATATTTTtccttctctcctttttctccctACAATTGTTGTAAGTTTGTCATCTTAGCTTCTTTCCTACATAACCTACATCTATGGTCCTTTAGTTTCTAGTTTGAACTAAATTCTAAGGGATATCCCAATCCATATTGAATGTTGAACAAAAGAAGCAATGGACATCACCTCAATGCAGTAGTTTATATATATAACAAATGCAATAATGAAATTTGAATGATAAAGAGAACAACTTAAGTAGAAACTTTTATGCAAATACATGATGTCATTACTACCACATAAATGTAGCGACGAAATTGAAAATGGATGTGCACAACAAGTAATGCAAGTTATACATGAAGAAAAGGTTGTTTAAGTGTAAGAACAATTATAACAGCTAGAAAACAATGAAACATTGCATGTATTGGTTATTGGAGTTGCACAGCATATAGCACATGTCAAACCTTTCTACTTTTGATGAGGGGATAAGTTCTGAAAATGATAAATTTGTAGAAAGTCTTCGCTCATGAGACGACTGAGCTTGCAAATTATCTTGATTCTTTCCAAAAAACTCAACTTTATTATTTTCACCAGATCCATTTTGTTCATGGTTAGGCTGCAGATCACTTCTGATAATTTTTTGATCATTGGTAACAGCAACCTTAACTTCATTGTCTGATCCATTAGATTTGTTTCTgttaaaaagataaaataaatagTTCTTAAGAAAAATGAAATAGATAGTTGCATGAGAATTTAGCTGTTATTATGAGAATTTATGTTGAGAAACACAGTTGAAAATAGGGGTAAACATTCaattaattcgattaatttgctattaattttatatattttattttattatttttttaaacaaatacaGTTAATTCGGTGTTAATCAAAATAatcgatttttaatttaattcggttttagtaaaactttgattcGATTCGGTTAGTTAATATTAAATCAGTtttcggttaatttatggaccaATTAACCGAATGTTCACCCCTAGTTGAAAGAAATGTGTTGAAAGAAAGCTAATACAATGAAAAGATTAAATACCTGAGTTGCTCCTGCACAGATGTTTCATTAAATTAACACAACAGAAATGACATTCAATAGAAACATACTAATAATGGTAAGACCTATATCATTTCCATAGATTACCTCTGGCATTGAGCAGGTGGATCAGCTGCCATAAGAGTTGACTCATCTGAGAGGACCATTTTCTGCTAATTCATATGTTGTTAGTAACCCAGACAAACTTCTCCCATCAATTTAGAGAAGGCTAGAACTTACAACTTCACTACTACACTTTGAAGAGAAAATAGGCACAAGTTCTTGAATTGTTTCTTCCAAAGCCTCATTTTCAAGCATTTGGCTTGAATTTGAGTCTTTAATTTCTTCATTTTCCATAATCTGACATGATTGAATTTACTTTACCAAAAGCATTTACTAATGGTTTCAACTTACAAAAACCATGGAAAAATAGACAGAACACGTTTACCAATGAAGCCTGAGCTTTCAAATCCTCCATATCAAAGTTCCAAGCACTAATTCCTCGTTTGTATTCACTCTAATAATGAAAAAATGGATAGTCCATTATAAGCATCAAAGACTACTAATAAGTAGAAAGCACATGTGGTGACATGATATAATACACTAAAATCTCTCTGAAAACAAGGATAAAGATATTGAACACAGGTCCTATCATGGAGTAGACAGGAGAGGGATTATTGAGAGAAGCTTAAAGGACTCTTGTTCTTAATGACAAAGGAAATAACATAATCACTTAAAGAAAGGTCATGAGAATGATAACCTGAGATAATTCTTCCTTCTCACTATCTAGCATTTTCTCTTGTGCAAGTaaatcttcttctttctcctataTTTAATAACAAAATTTGTATTACGGAACTTGATGTAATTAACTTCAAGCAAAGTAATTCCATACGTTCCTACCTTAAGTGCTTGATGGCGATCAACTAGAGTCGGTAAGCCATCCAAAATCTTTCGTACTATGTAATCTTGTGATCGTGCCTGTTTGAAGAAAGGTTGTTTCAACAGCTTATGTGCAGACGGCCTCTTTGAGGGATCTTTGATCAAGCACATAGATATCATATCCTTGAATGACTAGAAGCCGAAAACAAAAAAGAGAGAAATGAGTTGTCATTCAAACAAAGAGGATACAACAAATGTAAGAAAAGATTACTTTAGAGAACTTTTTGTCTGTTTCGTAGTCAAGGCCTGGAGGAGCATTTTGCAAGGTCATGAGCAAGACCTGACATGTCAAATGAACTTGATATAGCAATTCCTATGgtaaagaaataaaatttggaaattttcaagaattttcaTGACCTCCTAATGTATATTGAATATGTGCCAATCAAATAGATAAAATGAAATGAATTGTGATGGATTCACATCATTTGGCAATGATGCAAAGTCCATGATGATGGAAGAAATACCTTAATTGGAGGATACTTCGAAAAAGGAGCATGACCATGAGCAAGTTCCAAAGCAGTTATTCCAAAAGACCAGATGTCAGCCCTGAGATATTTTGTAATAAATTCTTTGATATATGTGAGAGAGAGAAAATTAATACACTGACTTAACCAAGGGGAATCAGTAAACCAACTTGAAATCATATCCATGGAGTTGCTCCATCACCTCAGGAGCCATCCTATTGGAGAAGAAACATGTCATACATTTGGAAGATGCTAGAGCATAATCACACAAACTTCTAATTAAACTAGCATTTGCACCAGCAAGGTGTCCCAAC is from Zingiber officinale cultivar Zhangliang chromosome 7B, Zo_v1.1, whole genome shotgun sequence and encodes:
- the LOC122006689 gene encoding serine/threonine-protein kinase OSR1-like isoform X1; the encoded protein is MEREKKKYPIRVEDYQLLEVVGQGASASVYRARCVSLDKVVAIKIVDFEKHNSDLNNICREAQTMILIDHPNVLKAHCSFVNDHNLWVVMPYMEGGSCLHIMKSAYPNGFNENIIATVLREVLKGLEYLHNHGHIHRDVKAGNILVDARGAVKLGDFGVSACLFDSGDRQRSRNTFVGTPCWMAPEVMEQLHGYDFKADIWSFGITALELAHGHAPFSKYPPIKVLLMTLQNAPPGLDYETDKKFSKSFKDMISMCLIKDPSKRPSAHKLLKQPFFKQARSQDYIVRKILDGLPTLVDRHQALKEKEEDLLAQEKMLDSEKEELSQSEYKRGISAWNFDMEDLKAQASLIMENEEIKDSNSSQMLENEALEETIQELVPIFSSKCSSEVKMVLSDESTLMAADPPAQCQRNKSNGSDNEVKVAVTNDQKIIRSDLQPNHEQNGSGENNKVEFFGKNQDNLQAQSSHERRLSTNLSFSELIPSSKVESVRKQNHLQNGGNGLEELQKVNDIPIDTVPRPSKSAGVDDIEDKSKHPQVQRKGRFKVMSETVDSEKTSPILQKSQSMQVFSQLSPNSATSIDHPSDLGLSMYPQLHSVLQANILQWECIAGMMKQLIAGDLSSMSTGSSNRLNEDTMSLDTFEAAHEREKELLQEICDLQWRLLCTMDELKRLRSRNTEA